A window of Zingiber officinale cultivar Zhangliang chromosome 5A, Zo_v1.1, whole genome shotgun sequence contains these coding sequences:
- the LOC121981757 gene encoding cation/H(+) antiporter 19-like, which produces MATATLANVTATCLKPMKATSNGSWQGDNPLDYAVPLAIVQICLVIVVTRLLAFLLRPLRQPRVIAEIIGGILLGPSALGRSQRFLDAVFPKQSLTVLDTLANIGLIFFLFLVGLELDLRSIRRTGKRALIIAAAGISLPFVMGIGTSVALRHTVAKGVPGGPFLVFMGVALSITAFPVLARILAELKLLTTDIGRMAMSAAAVNDIAAWILLALAIAISGSGSLLVSLWVLLAGIGFVAFVAICVRPVLDWMARRSPSGEPVKETFICATLATVLAAGFVTDTIGIHALFGAFIIGIFVPKDGPFAGVLIEKIEDIISGLFLPLYFVSSGLKTNVATISGGQSWALLVLVIATACIGKIGGTILASILAKVPMREAVTLGFLMNTKGLVELIVLNIGKDRKVLNDETFAIMVLMALFTTFITTPIVMAIYKPARRTPSYKHRTILRDTESELRVLACFHGSRNIPTLINLIESARGIRRRGLTVYAMHLMELSERSSAINMAHKARRNGLPFWNRKQSADHDSADQLVVAFQTFQQLSNVSLRPMTAISDLQTIHTDILSSAEQKRAALILLPFHKMQQFDGSLDSIGHGYHLVNQRVLRSAPCSVAVLVDRGLGGAAQVVASEVCYTVAVLFFGGRDDREALALGARMAEHPGIQLVVVRFIPQAIGAMLDGNRDSVSIRMDANEIAADEAYIAEFRQKVMANNSTIKLEQTAVGLKSDVVAAIKAVGRCNLFLVGQSAPTVALTDKNDCPELGPVGNYLASSEFSATSSSVLVIKQYDPAANPVVPADDGAEIYDDPDTPRTPFVK; this is translated from the exons ATGGCGACCGCGACTTTGGCGAATGTGACGGCGACGTGCCTGAAGCCGATGAAGGCGACGTCGAACGGGTCGTGGCAGGGCGATAACCCGCTCGACTACGCGGTCCCGCTGGCCATCGTCCAGATCTGCCTCGTCATCGTCGTCACGCGTCTCCTCGCCTTCCTCCTCCGCCCGCTCCGCCAGCCGCGTGTCATTGCCGAGATCATT GGAGGGATCTTGCTGGGCCCATCGGCGCTGGGGCGCAGCCAGCGGTTCTTGGACGCGGTGTTCCCGAAACAGAGCCTCACGGTGCTCGACACGCTTGCGAATATCggcctcatcttcttcctcttcctcgtcggCCTGGAGCTGGACCTGCGCTCCATCCGCCGCACCGGGAAGCGCGCTCTGATCATCGCCGCCGCCGGCATCTCCCTTCCCTTCGTCATGGGCATCGGCACCTCCGTCGCGCTCCGCCACACCGTCGCTAAAGGCGTCCCCGGTGGCCCCTTCCTCGTGTTCATGGGCGTCGCGCTCTCCATCACCGCGTTCCCTGTCCTCGCCCGCATCCTCGCCGAGCTGAAGCTCCTCACCACAGACATTGGCCGCATGGCCATGTCCGCCGCCGCTGTCAACGACATCGCTGCGTGGATTCTCCTCGCGCTCGCCATCGCCATCTCCGGTTCCGGCTCTCTCTTGGTCTCTTTATGGGTCCTGCTCGCCGGCATTGGTTTCGTAGCTTTCGTCGCCATCTGCGTCCGCCCCGTGCTCGATTGGATGGCCCGCCGCTCCCCCAGCGGCGAACCCGTTAAGGAGACGTTCATATGTGCCACTCTCGCGACCGTGCTCGCCGCCGGTTTTGTGACCGACACTATCGGCATCCATGCGCTGTTCGGCGCCTTCATCATCGGGATCTTCGTGCCCAAGGACGGTCCGTTCGCTGGCGTGCTAATCGAGAAGATCGAGGACATCATCTCCGGCCTCTTCCTCCCGCTCTACTTCGTATCTAGCGGCCTGAAGACGAATGTCGCTACTATCAGCGGCGGCCAGTCCTGGGCCCTCCTTGTCCTCGTTATCGCCACCGCGTGCATCGGTAAGATTGGCGGCACTATCCTGGCCTCAATTCTTGCCAAGGTGCCCATGAGGGAAGCCGTGACACTGGGCTTCCTCATGAACACCAAGGGCCTCGTTGAGCTCATCGTCCTTAACATTGGCAAGGACCGCAAGGTTCTCAACGACGAGACGTTCGCCATCATGGTGCTCATGGCTCTGTTCACCACCTTCATCACGACGCCAATCGTAATGGCCATCTACAAGCCGGCACGGCGGACGCCGTCATACAAACACCGCACCATCCTGCGGGACACTGAAAGCGAGCTCCGGGTGCTGGCCTGCTTCCACGGGAGCCGCAACATACCCACCCTAATCAACCTCATTGAGTCCGCCCGCGGCATCCGCCGCCGCGGCCTCACCGTCTACGCCATGCACCTTATGGAGCTCTCGGAGCGCTCCTCCGCCATCAACATGGCTCATAAGGCCCGCCGAAACGGCCTCCCCTTCTGGAACCGCAAGCAGAGCGCCGACCATGACAGCGCCGACCAGCTCGTCGTTGCCTTCCAGACCTTCCAGCAGTTGAGCAACGTCAGCCTCCGCCCCATGACCGCCATTTCCGACCTCCAAACCATCCACACAGACATTTTAAGCAGCGCCGAGCAAAAGCGCGCCGCCCTCATCCTCCTCCCCTTCCACAAGATGCAGCAGTTCGATGGCTCTCTTGATTCCATCGGCCACGGCTACCACCTTGTCAACCAGCGTGTCCTTCGCAGCGCCCCCTGCTCCGTCGCTGTCCTCGTCGATCGAGGCCTCGGTGGCGCTGCCCAAGTCGTCGCCAGCGAGGTCTGCTACACCGTCGCCGTCCTCTTCTTCGGTGGCCGCGACGACCGCGAGGCCCTCGCTCTCGGCGCGCGCATGGCAGAGCACCCCGGCATCCAGCTCGTAGTCGTTCGGTTCATACCCCAAGCCATCGGCGCTATGCTCGACGGCAACCGCGACTCCGTCAGCATCAGGATGGACGCCAACGAGATCGCCGCCGACGAGGCCTACATCGCCGAGTTTCGCCAGAAAGTGATGGCGAACAACTCCACCATCAAGTTGGAGCAGACGGCGGTCGGCCTGAAGTCGGACGTAGTGGCTGCCATCAAGGCTGTGGGCCGGTGCAACCTCTTCCTGGTGGGGCAGTCGGCGCCCACGGTGGCGCTGACGGACAAGAACGACTGCCCTGAGCTGGGGCCGGTCGGAAACTACTTGGCATCGTCTGAATTCTCGGCTACTTCCTCCTCGGTCCTCGTCATCAAGCAGTACGACCCGGCGGCGAACCCGGTCGTTCCGGCGGATGACGGGGCAGAGATCTACGACGACCCCGACACGCCCAGGACGCCTTTCGTCAAGTAG